Within the Mumia flava genome, the region GCCGCGATGTCGGCGGGATCACCGGACAGCGCGGCCCAGCGGAACGGACCCTTGCCCTCGCAGAACAGCGGACGGATGTACGCGGGGACGAACCCGGGGAACGCGAACGCGCGCGCGAAGCCGCCCAGACGCGCCTCCTCCCGGATCGAGTTGCCGTAGTCGAACACCTCGGCACCGGCGTCCATGAACCCGACCATCGCCTCGACGTGGCGCGCCATCGACTCCCGCGCACGCTCGGTGAAGCCCTCCGGGTCGCGGTCGGCCTCGGCCTTCCAGCCGGCGACGTCGATGCCGACCGGCAAGTAGCTCAGCGGGTCGTGCGCGCTGGTCTGGTCGGTCACGACGTCGATCTCGACCCCGCGCTCGAGCAGCGCCGGGAAGACCTCCGCGGCGTTGCCGACGAGGCCCACCGAGAGCGGGCGCTGGTCCTTCTTCGCGGCGAGCACACGCTGCACGGCGTCATCGAGGTCGGCGGAGTACTCGTCGAGGTAGCCGTGGTCGACCCGGCGCGCGAGCCGGGTCTCGTCGACGTCCACGATCAGCACGACGCCCTCGTTCATCGTGACCGCGAGCGGCTGCGCACCACCCATCCCGCCGCAGCCGGCGGTCAGGGTGAGCGTGCCGGCGAGGGAGGGGCGGTCGAGCCTCTCGGCCGCGTAGAGCTTGCGGGCCACGGCACCGAACGTCTCGTACGTGCCCTGCAGGATCCCCTGCGTCCCGATGTAGATCCACGACCCGGCCGTCATCTGCCCGTACATCGTCAGACCCTCGGCCTCGAGCCGGCGGAACTCGGGCCAGGTGGCCCAGTCGCCGACGAGGTTGGAGTTCGCGATCAGGACGCGTGGCGCCCAGGCGTGCGTACGGAACACCCCGACCGGCTTGCCGGACTGCACGAGCAGCGTCTCGTCGTCGTCGAGCGTGCGCAGGGCGGCGACGATCGCGTCGTACGCCTCCCAGGAGCGCGCGGCCCGGCCCGTACCGCCGTAGACGACGAGATCCTCGGGCCGCTCGGCGACCTCGGGGTCCAGGTTGTTCATCAGCATCCGCAGCGGCGCCTCGGTCTGCCAGGACCGGGCGCTGAGCTCGGAGCCGCGGGGTGCTCGAACGGCGCGGTGGCTCGTCATCAGATCTCCTCGCTGTGGTTGCGTCCGGGCGTCCCCGATTCGACGGGTTGCCCACCGAGTTCCCGGACCGAATCGGTGGGGAACCCGTCAGATCGGGAGCGCGAACGGGCCGCGGCGAGCAGGGAGCCGTCGCGGACCAGGGCGGTGGTGGACTCGATCTCGGGGGCCAGGAACCGGTCGGGCCCGGGACCGGGTACGTGGGTGCGGAGGCGGGCGATCGCGGCGCCGGTCGCCGGTGCCGGGGCCAGCGGGGCGCGCAGGTCGATCCCGCGGGCGGCGACCATGATCTCGATCGCCAGCACCCGGGTCAGCGCGTCCACAGCCGTACGGAGCTTGCGCGCGGCGGCCCAGCCCATCGAGACGTGGTCCTCCTGCATCGCGCTCGACGGGATCGTGTCGACGCTGGCCGGGACCGCGAGACGCTTGAGGTCGGAGACGAGGGCGGCCTGGGTGTACTGCGCGATCATCGCACCCGAGTCGACGCCGGGATCGTCGGCGAGGAACGGCGGCAGGCCCCGGCTGCGGGCCGCGTCGAGGAACCGGTCCGTCCGACGCTCGCTGATCCCGGCGACGTCGGCGACCGCGATCGCGAGGAAGTCCAGCACGTACGCGAGCGGGGCGCCGTGGAAGTTGCCGTGCGACTCGAGCCGCCCGTCCGGAAGCACCGACGGGTTGTCGATCGCGGACTCCAGCTCGCGCTCGGCGACGCCCGCCGCGTGGGCGGCGGTGTCGCGAGCGGCGCCGTGGACCTGCGGGGAGCAGCGCAACGAGTACGCGTCCTGCACGACGCCGTCGCCGGTGCGGTGGCTCGCGACGATCGCGGAGCCGGCGAGGAACGCCCGGAGGTTCGCTGCGGACGCCGCCTGGCCCGGGTGGGGACGCAGCGCCATCAGCTCCGACGCGAAGACCCGGTCCGTCCCGAGCTGGCCCTCGACGCTCATCGCGGCCCCGAGGTCGGCGGTCTCGAGCAGGACCCCGAGGTCGTCGAGCGCGAGCAGCAGCATCCCGAGCATCCCCTCGGTGCCGTTGATCAGCGCGAGCCCCTCCTTCTCGGCGAGCACGACGGGCTTCAGCCCGTGGTCGGCGAGCGCCTCGGCGGCGGGGCGGACACGGTCGCCGTCGACGACCTCACCCTCCCCCATCACGGCGAGCGCGCAGTGCGACAGCGGCGCGAGGTCGCCGGAGCACCCGAGGCTCCCGTGCTCGCGGACCACGGGCACCAGACCGGCGTTCAGCAGGTCGGCGTACGCCTGGGCCGTGACCAGCCGGACGCCGCAGGTGCCGGTCGCCATCGTCGACAGGCGCAGCAGCATGAGGGCACGGACGACCTCGTCCTCCACCCGCGGACCGGCACCAGCCGCGTGGGAGCGGACCAGCGCCCGCTGGAGGTCCTGGCGCCGGTCGGCCGGGATGTGCCGCGTCGCGAGCGCCCCGAACCCGGTGGAGATCCCGTACACCGGCTCGTCCGAGCCGGCCAGCGCCTCGATGTCGGCGCGCGCCTCGGCGATCGCGTCGCAGGCGGCATCGGTGAGCAGGACCTTGGCGCCGTGACGGGCCACGGCGACCACGTCGGCGGGCCGCAGCGGGCCGGTGGAGACCTCGACGGTGTGCATGCCTTCATTCGAGCGCGCGGAGCGCCGCCGCACCACGACCGTACGGAGGTTGCTGTCTCGGATCCGAGACACCGCTGCCTCAGGCCGCCGCGCGCTCCCACGCCTCTGCGACCACGGAACCCGAGGAGGTGGGTCCGCGACAGGGCCGTACCCCCGAAGAACGTCAGCCGACCGGCGACCGCAGACTCGGCGATCGTGGCGAGCACGAGTGAGATCAGGTGGTCGCGCCGGACCTGCTCCTCTGCCACTCCGAACGCCTCCACCTGCGACGCGAGGTCCGCTCGGCTGAGGCCGCCGAGCAGCCGGTCGGAGCCCCTCACTCCACCACCGCCCGCATTCGGGCGACCGCTGCCCTGCCGCGCTGAGCTGCGGCGATCTCGTCAACCACGTCCTCGTCGGCGCGGCGCCACAACGACCTCAGCACCTCGTGCTCTTGCCCGGCATCCACCTCGGGGATGCCGTGACGCGCCAGGTCTACGACCGTCTGCTCGACCGTGGTGACCAGTCCGCTGCCGATCTCGTCGAGCGCGCGCATCTCGAGGTCGAGCGCTGCGGGATCTCGCATCACGAACCGCACCACCCCATCGCCTGCACCGGGCAGGCGGACCTCACGGTGCTGCTGCGGGGTCGCCACCACTGCGGTTCCGACCGCGCGAGGCAGCGCCCCGTGGACGCGTGCCGCGCTGACCCCCATGAGTGCGACGTCGTCCGGACCGTAGATCGCAGCGGCGATCCCGGCCGCGGCCGCCTCGAGCGTCGGTCGCCAGCGGGAATCACGGTCGTCCGGAATCGCGACGTAGTACCCGTGGCCGAGCCGGCGGACCACGCCGGCACGCGTCAGCCTCGCCAGCTCCGCGCGCGGATGACGGTAGACGTCAGCGAGGTCCTTCGGTCGAACCGTGCGGAGCGGTGACCGGGTGAGCGCTCGTGGCACCGGTGTTGACATAGGTGCCCTTCACTATGCGAAACGTATGCTCATAGCCTACGAATTGCATACCTTATGCGCAACCATCTCGGATCCGAGACACTGGCCCCGTGAGCCGCCCTGTCCCCGCCGCGACCGCGACCCTGCGCGTCCTGCGCTTCCTCTCGACCCAGCCCGTGCCCGTCGCGGCCTCGCGGATCGCCGCGGAGATCGGGCTCGCCCGCTCGACCACGTACCACCTGCTCGATGCGATGGCCGAGCAGGACTTCGTCGTGCACTACCCCGACGAGCGCACCTGGGGGCTCGGCGTCGGCGCGTGGGAGGTCGGGGTGGCGTTCGCGGCGCAGGAGCCGCTCGCCCGGCTCGCGCGGCTCCCGCTGGCCCGGCTCGTCGACCGGGTCGGGCGCTCGGCGCACCTCGTGATGCTCCAGGGCGCGGACGTGCTCTACGTGATCGAGGAGCGCGCACGCGGCCGCCCGCCGCTGGTCACGGACGTGGGAGTCCGGTTGCCCGCGCACCTGACCGCGTCGGGACGCGCGATCCTCGCGACGCTCCCCCGCGCCCAGGTCCGCGCGCTGTACCCGAGCGCGGCCGCGTTCGTCTCCCGGACAGGGCGCGGCCCGGCGGCTCCGTCGGAGCTGCGCGAGGTGCTGACGGCGACCCGGACCCGCGGATACGCCGAGGAGGACGGCGAGGTCACCGACGGCTTCGCGTCCGCCGCGGTCGCGCTGACCGAACCGGCCCTGCGCGCCTCGGTCGCGGTCACGTGGGAGACCCGCGACGACGTCGACGTCGAGGGGGTCCTCGAGGCCATCCGCGCAACGACGGCCGAGATCGACCGTCGGCTGCGTCACCGCTGACGGGCGGTGCGCCGCGCGGGACGACCATGCGGACGTACGACTCGCCCCGTTGGAGGCGCACGCGCCCCGGTTCGACGCAGGATCGTACGTCCGCATGGTTGCCCGCTCTGCGCCGTACGCTGCCGCCATGCCGAACACCGACGTCACCCGCCTCGCCGAGAAGCAGCGTCGCGACCGTCCCGCGCTCGACGCGTTGCTCGATGCCGAGCGGGTCTGCCACGTCGCCCTGGTCGTCGACGGGCACCCGCTCGTCGTCCCCACCGCGTACGCACGCGACGGCGACCGCCTGCTGCTGCACGGGTCCACCGGCTCCGGCTGGATGCGAGCCGCGGCCGGGGGTGCCGAGCTCGCGGTCGCGGTCACGGCGCTCGACGCGATCGTGGTGGCACGGTCGGCCTTCGAGTCGTCGATGCACTACCGCAGCGCGGTGGTCTTCGGGGTCGCGCACCGCGTCGAGGGCGGGGGGCAGGCGCGCGCCCTCGACCTGGTGACCGAGGCGCTGATCCCCCGACGCTCGGCGGAGGTCCGCGCCTCCACACGCAGGGAGCTCGCGGCCACGCTCGTGCTCGCGCTGCCGCTGGAGCGGTGGTCCCTCAAGGTGTCGGACGGCTGGCCCGAGGACGAACCCGCCGACGTCGCCGGCGACGCGTGGGCGGGGGTGGTCCCGCTGCGCCGGACGGTGGGCGAGCCGTTGCCGGCACCGGACCTGCGCGACGGCGTCGCCGTGCCGGCGTCCGTGCAGGCGCTGCGGGCCTGAGCGCCGCTACCCGAAGAGCGTGACGATCTCCTCGACCGGATCACCCGCGGCGTCGACGATCCAGGCCGAGCGCCAGCGGTCCATCGTCGCGCACGGGTGGGAGATCCCGAACGCGACCAGGTCGCCGACGGCGAGCGCACGGGTGCCCGCGCCGACGAGGATCGCGTGCTGATCGAAGAGCCGCTCCACCGTCAGCTCCGCCAGGGCCGTCTCCTGACCGTCGCGCCGACGGCGCAGCGGGACCGGTGGCTCCACGTCGTACGACGCGTCGCGCTTGCCGACGCCGACGACCGCGCGGCCGGGTTCGGGGACGGACAGCACCGGACCCCACACCTCGAGCACGGGCTCGAAGACCGGCAGCCCGGCGCCGTCCGGCATCGCCGCCTGCGCCCGCGCGTACAGGCCGTGGTCGTGCAGCACGTAGCACCCGCTGCGCAGGACGACGCGGACGTCGTCGGGGTCGAACGCGTCCGCGAGACGCGCCACCACCGCCGGATACAGGTCGGAGCCGCCGAACGTCAGGATCGCCGGTCGCCGGTCGACCAGGTCGGCGTCGAGCAGGGCCCGGAGCGCCGTCTCCCCGTCACCGAGGTACGCATCGACGACGCGCGGCCGGTCGGCGACAGCACCCTGGCTCGCGAGCACGCCCTCGTACCCGCTTACCCCCACCACCTGCAGCCGCTCCGACGCCGCAGCAGCGCGGGCGACGGCCCGTGCCTCGTCGACGCCTCGCGCCCCCGTCCGGCCCCCGCTGGGCCCGACCTCGACGAGGACGCCCAGCGGGCCGAGGTCGGCGCCGGACCGCGCGAGGCCTCGGTCCATCGCCCCCACGGCGGCGGTCGAGTCGACGAACACCATCACCTCGAGGTCCGGGTGCTCCCGCCGCAGCCTGCACAGTGCCGCCAGGTCACCGGGCGCCACCACCTCGTTCGCGAGCAGCACCCGCCGTACGCCGGCGTGCTCGACCATCGCACGGACCTGCGCGACCGTCGCGAGCGTGCACGCGGTGGCGCCGTACGCCTCCTGCCGCCGCCACAGCTGCGGGCTCAGGTGCGTCTTCACGTGCGGAGCGAGCTCGACGTCGTGCCGCCGGGAGTAGTCGCGCATCGCCGCGAGATTGTGCTCGAGTGCCTGCCCGCGCAGCACGAGCACGGGCAGCGGCACCCGGTCCAGGAACGACTCGTCCACGGCGGGATCGCGCGACGCGGTCACGGCTCGATCATCGCCCGAGCGACGCGTGCGCGGTGATCAGCGACGGCCCGTACCACGTCATCAGGCGACCGGACACCAGCTCGGTCGGGGTGCGTACGAACGTCTCCGGCCCGTCGTCGTCGGTGAACACGTACGGCTCGTCCGGCAGCAGCACCACGTCCGCGCCCGCGGCGTCGAGGTCGGCGACGTCGACGTGCGGATAGCGGTCCGGGTCGTCGGCGTACACGTTCTCGGCTCCGGTCCGCCGCAGCAGGTCGCCGGTGAACGTCCGGCTGCCCACGACCATCCACGGGTCCCGCCAGATCGGCACAGCCACGCGGCGCTGCACCGGCGGCAGCGGCCCGCACCAGAGTCGCTCGGCCTCGGCGATCCACGCAGGCTCGGGCCAGCCGAGGGCCTCGCGGAACAGCCGCCGCAGCGAGTCGAGGGCCTGCGGCACGGTCTCGATCTCGGTCACCCAGACCGCGACGCCGGCGTCACGGAGGCGCTGCACGTCGAGCCGGCGGTTCTCCTCCTTGTTCGCGACGACGAGGTCGGGGCGCAGTGCGCGGATCGCGGCGAGGTCCGGGTTCTTGGTACCGCGGACCCGGGTGACGTCGAGGCCGGCCGGACGAGTGCACCACTCGGTCGCACCGACGAGCGCATCCGGTCGGGCCTCGGCGAGCGCCTCGGTGATCGACGGGACGAGCGAGACGACGCGGGTCGCGGGGCGGCGGACGTCGAGCGGCGTGCCGAGGTCGTCGACCGGGCGGGGCGTACGAGCGGGGTCTCGATCGCTCGCTCCGCTCGCGCCTCGACCATCGGAGGAGGCGGGGCTCCCGCTCGCGCCTCGACCGTCGGGTGGGGGTGCCATGGTCACTCCAGCGTGGCCAGCTGGTCCTCCAGGTGGAAGACCTCCGGCACACGCACGAACGCCTCGTCGGGGCTGCCGTCGACCACGAAGAACTCCCCCATCTCGGCCTGCCAGCGCGCGTTCACGTCGGTCGCCGCCATCGCCGCCTGGGCTGCGTCCAGGTCCTCGGACTCGACGTACCCGATCAGCAGGCCGTCGGGTCGGAGGAAGAGCGAGTAGTTGTGCCAGCCCGACGTCTTGAGCGCCTCGAGCATCTCGGGCCACACCGCGCGGTGGCGCTCCACGTACTCGTCGAGCCGCTCGGGATCGACCTGCTGGTAGAAGCAGTAGCGCGGCACAGGCACTCCTCGGGTCCGGGTGGGGGCGGGGACGTCGTCCCCAGTCTGCCCCGGTCACGCCTGCACGAACCACCGGGCCAGCAGCGTCCCGTCCTCCTCCAGCAGCGTCGCGAGTCGGGTGGGGACGTCGAGGTGGGACCCGACGGTGATCCGCCGGTGGTCGCCGCCGACCAGGCGCGGGACCTGGCTGGTGCACACCTCGTCGACGATGCCGGCGGCGAGCATGTCGGTGAGCAGGTGAGGCCCGCCCTCGCTCAGGATGCGCCCCCAGCCCCGCTCGACCAGCGCCTCGCGGAGCGCCACCAGGTCCACTCGGTCGTCGCCGAGGACGAGAACCCCGTCCTCCCCCAGCCGCTCGACGGTCTCGGAGAGCCCGGGCGCCGCCGCGCAGGTCGCCATCAGCACCGATCCGCGCGGCGCGTCGACCAGGCTGACCGGCAGGTCGCCGCTGCGCGAGACCAGCACGATCGGTACGCCGGCCGTGCCGTACTCCTCCGCCCGGACCGTCCCCGCGCCCACGAGCACGACGTCGGCACGGGCGCGCAGCGCGTGGAACACGCGGCCGTCCGGGTCGTTGTTGATCGAGCCGGACCGGCCGTCCGGACCGGTCGCGGCACCGTCGACGGTCTCGACCATGTTCACGCGCAGCCAGGGCAGCCGCGGCGCCCCGTACAGCGCGTCGAGCTGGCCGTCGTCGGGCTCCGTGCCCGACGTCAGGCCGGTGACCTCGTCGATCAGGACGCGCACGCGATCGTCACCACCCACCACCGGACGCCGTACGGGTCGTCGGCGTAGGTCGTCGTCACCGCGCCCGATGCGCTCGGCAGGGTGGCGCACGCACGCAGGCCTCGGATCCCGGAGGCGAGGAGCGCGTCGCCGAGGTCGGCGTCGAGGTTCGCGAGGGCGGTCAGGTCCCCGGCGGAGAACGCCGCCTCCGCCGCGTCGTCGAACGCGAACGCGCGCTCGTCGAGGTGGCCCGGCGCCTTCTCGCTGCGCCGGGCGCTGCCGTTCGCCATCACGAGCAGCGCGTCGCTGCCCGGCTCGCCGCTCGCGGGCAGACCTGCCGCGACGTCGACACGACCGTCGAACCCGGCGGCGGCGAGCAGCGACCGCGCGACCCGCTCCCCGGTCGACATGCCGACGCCGCGGCGCAGGTCTGCCTCGTCGGGTGCGTCGGTCACCACGACCACGCGATCCGGAGCGACCGCCATCAGCCGCCGTACCGCCTCGTCGACGGCGCGGCGCAGCTCGGGCACCGGGTCGGTCAGGCTCGCGTGCTCCGGGAGCAGCACCGGCGCCGGCGGCACCACGGCCGCAGCGGCGATCATGCGAGCCCCCGGATCGCGCGCGACGGCGGCCGTACGCCCTGGATCGTCCGCACCATGTCGACGACCTGGCGGGTCTCGACCACCTCGTGAACCCGGAAGACGCGCGCGCCGGCGAGCGCGCAGACCGCGGTCGCCGCCAGCGTGCCGGTGAGCCGCTCCCCGACGGGCAGGTCGAGCGACTCGCCGACGAAGTCCTTGTTCGACAGGGACACCAGCACCGGCCAGCCGGTCGCGGTCATCTCGGCGAGCCGCCGGGTGACCTCGAGGGAGTGGAAGGTGTTCTTGCCGAAGTCGTGGGCCGGGTCGATCAGCACCGACTCCCGGTCGACACCCGCCGCGACGGCCCGCTCGGCGTACGCGGTGGTGGACGCGATCGCGTCGGCGACCACGTCGTCGTACTCGATCCGGTGCGGCCGCGTCCGCGGCGTCACCCCGCCCGTGTGGGTGCAGACCAGCGCCACGTCGTACGCCGCGGCGACGTCCGCCAGCTCGGGGTCGTGGCCGCCCCACGCGTCGTTCAGCAGGTCGGCCCCGGCCTCGCACACCGCGCGCCCGACCTCGGCCCGCCACGTGTCGACGCTGATCACCAGATCCGGGTGGGCGGTGCGGACCCGCTCGACGAACCCGACCACGCGTCGCCGCTCCTCGGACGCGTCGATCTCGGCCCCCGGCGCCGCCTTGATCCCGCCGATGTCGACGATCTCCGCGCCCTCGTCGACGACCTGCGCGACCCGGTCGAACGCCCGGTCCTCGGCCCACGTCGCGCCCTTGTCGTAGAACGAGTCCGGGGTGCGGTTCACGATTGCCATCATCAGGGTCGCGTCGTCGTCGAAGCGACGGCGCCCGAGGCGCAGGGTCATCGGAGGCCTCTCGCCGGAGGCCGCTCGTAGGTGACGACCTCGCGCTCGGCGGCGGCGATCCCGCCCTCGCCCGGCACGTACTGCCGCAGGGCCACCACCTGCGGGTGCTCGCCCCCGTACGTCCGGGCCTGGACGGCGGTGATCACCTGGGTGGCCATCGCACCGAGGTCCCGCAGGGACTGGTGGCGGTGCGCGCGACGTCCGAGGTCGACCTGAGCGATCGCCTCCGGACCCAGCGCGTTGGCGGTGTCGATCAGCGCGGCGATCTCCACGGCGTACCCGGTCGGGACGGTCAGCGCCTCGAACCACTCCCGGCGGATCGCCCACTCCCCGGCCAGCGGCTGCACGAGCCACGCCAGCCGGGGGTAGGACCGCGCGATCAGCGGTCGCGCGACGAGCTCGGTCACGCGACCTCCCTCGTACGCCTCGCTGCGGGTCCCGTCGTCGAACGGGCGCTCGTAGAAGCCCTTGACCAGCGTCACGTCGTCGCGGGTCAGGAGCGGTCCGAGGAGACCGGGGACGAAGTGGGTGTCCCAGTCGGTCAGGTCGGCGTCCATGAACACGATCAGGTCGCCGGTCGTGACGAACTGTGCCTTCCACATCGCCTCGCCCTTGCCCGGGTACGAGCCCAGGTCGGGGCGGATGTCGCGTGCGCGGTGCACCCGCGCTCCGGCGCCGGCGGCGACCTCGTACGTGTCGTCGTCGGAGTCGGAGTCGATCACGACGATCTCGTCGAGCAGGTCCACGGTGTCGACCAGCGCCTCGCGGACGCGTGCGACCACGTCACCGACCGTGGCGGCCTCGTTGCGGGCCGGCACGACGAGGCTGACGGTCGTGCCGGAGGTCCGCTTGACCTCGACGAGGTCGTTCAGGTCCCACTCCTGCCAGCGGTACGTCGCGGCGTCGAACCAGTCGTCGGGCACGTCGTCACAGTACCCACGCCGCTCCAGCTCGGCGGGGCGCGGTGGACGCACCGGGCGGGTGCGGGCGGGATCCCGCCTCGTGGACCGCTGCCGCGGTCTCCCGTCCGTCGTGATGGAATGCCCAGGTGTGAACATCTGTTCACGCCTGGGGCGATCGGGGGTCCGGATGAGCACGCGTGGCGAGGCGGAGCGGGCACGCGGCGGGCTGGTGATCGCCGTCCTCGCGCTGTGCGGGACCACGGTGTCCCTCCAGCAGACCCTCGTCCTCCCGCTGCTCCCGGACTTCCCGCACCTGCTCGACACGACCGCCGACACCGCGTCGTGGCTCGTCACGGCGACGCTGCTGGCCGGCGCCGTCGCCACGCCGACGATCGCGCGGCTGGCGGACATGTTCGGCAAGAAGCGCATGATGCTCGTCGCGCTCGCCGTGATGATCGCCGGCTCCGTCCTCGGCGCGCTCGGCACGTCGATCCCGCTGATCATCGCCGCCCGGGCGATGCAGGGTGTCGGGATGTCGCTGATCCCGGTCGGGATCGCGATCATGCGGGACGAACTGCCGCGCGACCGCGTCCCACTCGGCGTCGCCCTGATGAGCGCGACGCTCGCGATCGGCGCCGGCATCGGCCTCCCGGCCTCCGGGCTGATCGCGGCGCACACGAGCTGGCACGGCATCTTCGTGCTGACCGCGGTCGTCGGCGCGATCATGCTCGCCGCGGTCGCCGCGGTCGTGCCGGAGTCGCCCGTACGCACGCACGGGAGCTTCGACTACCGCGGAGCCGCGCTGCTGACCGTCGCGCTCACGGCCGGCCTGCTCGCGCTGTCGAAGGGCGACCACTGGGGTTGGACGTCGGCACCGACGATCGGTCTCGCGACGCTGGCGGTCGTCGTCCTCGTGGCCTGGATCCCGGTCGAGCTGCGGGTCCCCAACCCGCTCGTGGACGTACGCGTCGCCGCGCGACCGGCGGTCCTGCTGGTCAACCTCGCGGCGCTGCTGACCGGCATGACGCTCTTCCTCAACATGCTCGTGACGACGCAGCTGCTCCAGCTGCCGACCGAGACGGGCTTCGGGCTCGGGCTCGACACCCTGCACAGCGGACTCTGGATGGCGCCCGGCGCGATCGTGTTCGGAGTGATGGCCCCGGTCTCGGCGGCCTCGATCCGGCGCTTCGGCGCCCAGATGACGCTGCTCGCCGGCGGAGCTCTGATGGCCGTCGCGTACGGAGCGCGGGTGATCTGGTCGCACGACCTCGCGCAGGTCGTCACCGGTTCGATGCTGGTCAACGTCGGCACGGCACTCACGTACGCCGCGATGCCGACCCTCATCATGCGCGCGGTCCCGGTGACCGAGTCGGCCTCGGCCAACGGCCTGAACACCCTGATGCGCTCGATCGGCACCTCGACCTCGAGCGCGCTGATGGCCGCGGTCGTGAGCAGCAGCGCGGTGATGATCGGCGGACAGGTCGTCCCGTCCTTCGGGGCGCTGACCGCCGTGATGGCGCTGGCCGCAGCCGCATCCGTCGGCGTGGTCGCGCTCGCCGTGCCGACGTTCCGGATGCGCGACGTCGGCGAGGACGGCGAGCAGGCCCACCGGCACGACACGGTGGTCCGCGGTGAGGTCACGGACCGCGGTGGACGCGGCATCCGGCACGCCGTGGTCACCGT harbors:
- a CDS encoding MFS transporter, translated to MSTRGEAERARGGLVIAVLALCGTTVSLQQTLVLPLLPDFPHLLDTTADTASWLVTATLLAGAVATPTIARLADMFGKKRMMLVALAVMIAGSVLGALGTSIPLIIAARAMQGVGMSLIPVGIAIMRDELPRDRVPLGVALMSATLAIGAGIGLPASGLIAAHTSWHGIFVLTAVVGAIMLAAVAAVVPESPVRTHGSFDYRGAALLTVALTAGLLALSKGDHWGWTSAPTIGLATLAVVVLVAWIPVELRVPNPLVDVRVAARPAVLLVNLAALLTGMTLFLNMLVTTQLLQLPTETGFGLGLDTLHSGLWMAPGAIVFGVMAPVSAASIRRFGAQMTLLAGGALMAVAYGARVIWSHDLAQVVTGSMLVNVGTALTYAAMPTLIMRAVPVTESASANGLNTLMRSIGTSTSSALMAAVVSSSAVMIGGQVVPSFGALTAVMALAAAASVGVVALAVPTFRMRDVGEDGEQAHRHDTVVRGEVTDRGGRGIRHAVVTVLTPSGEAVDWSQVDPTGRFTVAVPGEGQYLVVAAADGWTPASRLTRLCEEEPAIIVLHERLVLSGTVSDRTGPAAGAVMALTRTSGEAVMSATTDDAGAYEVPLPPNGRYVLSVVHGGRTAARPVTVWGASRTADVEIGTDAAVAGDPT
- a CDS encoding glucosyl-3-phosphoglycerate synthase; its protein translation is MPDDWFDAATYRWQEWDLNDLVEVKRTSGTTVSLVVPARNEAATVGDVVARVREALVDTVDLLDEIVVIDSDSDDDTYEVAAGAGARVHRARDIRPDLGSYPGKGEAMWKAQFVTTGDLIVFMDADLTDWDTHFVPGLLGPLLTRDDVTLVKGFYERPFDDGTRSEAYEGGRVTELVARPLIARSYPRLAWLVQPLAGEWAIRREWFEALTVPTGYAVEIAALIDTANALGPEAIAQVDLGRRAHRHQSLRDLGAMATQVITAVQARTYGGEHPQVVALRQYVPGEGGIAAAEREVVTYERPPARGLR